From Actinopolymorpha cephalotaxi, one genomic window encodes:
- a CDS encoding FAS1-like dehydratase domain-containing protein, protein MPVDSTLVGRTYATKTPYEVGREKIREFADAVGDPSPAYRDPDAARALGHPDVVAPPTFPIVVAFQLLNELFADPTTGLALHRVVHADQKFAADRPIHPGDELVATLTIENVRQVAGTDLILTRTDIRTADGAPVCTARASVVHREEAA, encoded by the coding sequence ATGCCCGTCGACTCCACGCTGGTCGGCCGAACCTACGCGACGAAGACGCCGTACGAAGTCGGCCGAGAGAAGATCCGCGAGTTCGCCGATGCGGTCGGCGACCCCAGTCCCGCCTACCGCGACCCCGACGCCGCCCGCGCGCTCGGCCATCCCGACGTGGTGGCCCCGCCGACCTTCCCGATCGTGGTGGCGTTCCAGCTGCTGAACGAGCTGTTCGCCGACCCCACCACCGGGCTCGCGCTGCACCGGGTCGTGCACGCCGACCAGAAGTTCGCCGCCGACCGGCCCATCCACCCCGGCGACGAACTGGTGGCCACGCTCACCATCGAGAACGTCCGCCAGGTCGCCGGCACCGATCTGATCCTCACCCGCACCGACATCCGGACCGCCGACGGCGCGCCCGTCTGCACCGCGCGCGCGAGCGTGGTCCACCGCGAGGAGGCCGCATGA
- a CDS encoding MFS transporter: MLRTPSVPVLLTAGFLGALPIGMLSLGVLMLVRSGTGSFAAAGLVTGSLSAGNALGLLAQGQLIDRAGQTRVLVGFGLGCVAALAALTALVHANAPLPLVCLCAGLAGAGIPATTSSLRVLLADLPMPPESRTTAYALVATQFQVAMVTGPLLASALLLLAGPEAVVWSAAGLAGMAGVVFAMTAASRRWQPAPRPQAPARAPSPSRTWRSWRGSGLATVVVTNAGGGFANGLLTVGVPAACVAAGSPALAGLLFSASSLGDLGGGVVYGGRPSRLPYARQLVLGRLVLGAAIGLQGLLVQAPVGMLPLMFLVGAVNAPVAIASSAVLDDLAPPGALARAYTTTVAASLLGAAAGSAAGGALERLWGPWSLYVLGCVLMTATAVVTWLRRRTLADPATVDPALGGPALGDPATGDPAPRRSSWRPNRRSGPRAR, encoded by the coding sequence GTGCTTCGCACGCCCAGCGTCCCCGTCCTGCTCACCGCCGGCTTCCTCGGCGCGCTTCCCATCGGCATGCTGTCCCTCGGCGTGCTCATGCTCGTCCGGTCCGGGACCGGCTCGTTCGCGGCAGCCGGCCTCGTCACCGGTTCGCTGAGCGCGGGCAACGCGCTCGGCCTGCTGGCGCAGGGGCAGCTGATCGACCGGGCCGGCCAGACCCGGGTGCTCGTGGGGTTCGGGCTCGGATGCGTGGCCGCGCTGGCCGCGCTCACTGCCCTGGTGCACGCGAACGCACCCCTGCCGCTGGTCTGTCTGTGTGCCGGTCTCGCCGGCGCCGGGATCCCGGCCACGACGAGCAGCCTGCGGGTCCTGCTCGCGGACCTGCCGATGCCGCCGGAGTCGAGAACCACCGCGTACGCCCTCGTGGCCACGCAGTTCCAGGTCGCGATGGTGACCGGGCCGCTGCTCGCCTCGGCGCTCCTGCTGCTGGCCGGTCCGGAGGCCGTGGTGTGGTCCGCGGCCGGTCTGGCGGGAATGGCCGGTGTGGTCTTCGCCATGACGGCGGCCTCCCGGCGCTGGCAGCCGGCGCCGCGGCCCCAGGCCCCGGCCCGGGCGCCGTCCCCGTCGCGAACGTGGCGCTCGTGGCGCGGGTCGGGTCTGGCCACCGTCGTCGTCACCAACGCCGGAGGCGGCTTCGCGAACGGTCTGCTCACCGTCGGCGTCCCGGCCGCCTGCGTGGCGGCCGGCTCCCCGGCACTGGCCGGTCTGCTGTTCTCCGCCTCGTCCCTGGGCGACCTGGGAGGCGGAGTCGTCTACGGCGGCAGGCCGTCCCGACTGCCGTACGCACGGCAACTGGTCCTCGGCCGGCTCGTGCTCGGCGCGGCGATCGGCCTGCAGGGACTGCTGGTGCAGGCGCCGGTCGGCATGCTTCCGCTGATGTTCCTGGTCGGTGCGGTGAACGCGCCGGTGGCGATCGCGAGTTCGGCGGTGCTCGACGACCTCGCTCCCCCCGGCGCGCTGGCGCGGGCCTACACGACGACGGTCGCGGCCTCGCTGCTCGGTGCCGCCGCCGGCAGCGCCGCCGGTGGAGCGCTCGAACGGCTGTGGGGCCCCTGGTCGCTGTACGTCCTCGGCTGCGTGCTGATGACGGCGACCGCCGTGGTCACCTGGCTGCGCCGGCGTACTCTGGCCGACCCGGCGACTGTGGACCCGGCGCTTGGGGGCCCAGCGCTCGGGGACCCGGCAACCGGGGACCCGGCGCCGCGCCGATCGTCGTGGCGACCGAACCGCCGATCCGGTCCACGAGCGCGGTGA
- a CDS encoding glycerophosphodiester phosphodiesterase family protein gives MRTPALSHDDHTDAGGRHETPPVLVVAHRGASGVAPENTVAAIRAAAREGADFAEVDVVLTRDGVPVLFHDNTLVRTTDATTVFPDRAPWQPGDFTLAELRRLDAGSWFADSFAGERIPTLAEALAAFDEYGIGLWAELKGANRHPDFVAAVTEVLRTIPGGWLTAPDRHRRFVATSFSFDPLAKFAAEIDHAVPLGGIVEAVPGDETLRQVGGWMDYFIPNFRRLRPGDLVRIRAAGMRPAFWCPNHPAAVASLAAQGATAVIQNYPGVARAVLDGQPAFPAQTVVVERVADGPADASAGTAGGGRYAVLRNLTGEPVDLGGWYVRDDPGVRLSIAPGVTIPARGTLEVHAAPGQDGSRDGAHDGARAARDGWQDGSARSAAQPSGPGFARGRNSVALHRPDGVVVDVAGDEPTA, from the coding sequence ATGCGTACGCCCGCCCTTTCCCACGACGACCACACCGACGCAGGGGGCAGGCACGAGACGCCACCCGTCCTCGTCGTCGCCCACCGCGGCGCGTCGGGGGTGGCACCGGAGAACACCGTCGCGGCGATCCGCGCGGCCGCGCGGGAGGGTGCGGACTTCGCCGAGGTCGACGTGGTGCTGACCCGCGACGGAGTTCCGGTCCTGTTCCACGACAACACGTTGGTACGCACCACCGACGCCACCACGGTCTTCCCCGACCGGGCGCCCTGGCAGCCCGGCGACTTCACCCTTGCCGAACTGCGCCGGCTCGACGCCGGCTCGTGGTTCGCCGACAGCTTCGCCGGTGAACGCATCCCGACCCTCGCCGAGGCGCTGGCGGCGTTCGACGAGTACGGCATCGGCCTGTGGGCCGAGCTCAAAGGAGCGAACCGGCATCCGGACTTCGTGGCGGCGGTCACCGAGGTGCTCCGCACCATCCCTGGCGGCTGGCTGACCGCACCCGACCGGCACCGGCGGTTCGTCGCCACGTCGTTCTCCTTCGACCCGCTGGCGAAGTTCGCCGCCGAGATCGACCACGCGGTTCCGCTCGGCGGGATCGTCGAGGCGGTGCCCGGCGACGAGACCCTGCGCCAGGTCGGCGGCTGGATGGACTACTTCATCCCGAACTTCCGGCGGCTGCGTCCCGGTGACCTGGTGCGCATCCGGGCGGCCGGGATGCGGCCGGCGTTCTGGTGCCCGAACCACCCGGCGGCGGTCGCCTCGCTGGCCGCGCAGGGCGCGACCGCGGTGATCCAGAACTACCCCGGGGTGGCCCGGGCGGTGCTCGACGGGCAGCCGGCGTTCCCGGCGCAGACGGTGGTCGTCGAACGCGTCGCGGACGGCCCGGCGGACGCCTCTGCCGGGACCGCCGGCGGCGGCCGGTACGCCGTCCTGCGCAACCTGACCGGCGAGCCGGTGGATCTCGGCGGATGGTACGTACGCGACGATCCGGGCGTACGGCTGTCGATCGCGCCCGGCGTGACGATCCCGGCGCGCGGGACGCTGGAAGTGCACGCGGCGCCCGGCCAGGACGGTTCCCGCGACGGTGCCCACGACGGCGCCCGGGCTGCCCGGGATGGGTGGCAGGACGGGTCTGCCCGCTCTGCCGCCCAGCCCTCCGGGCCCGGTTTCGCCCGCGGCCGCAACAGCGTCGCCCTGCACCGGCCCGACGGGGTGGTGGTCGACGTCGCGGGCGACGAGCCGACCGCGTAA
- a CDS encoding MaoC/PaaZ C-terminal domain-containing protein, translating into MTAERVPAYDEVEKGTELPSVSVQVRREDLVRYAGASGDFNRIHWNPRVAREVGLPDVIAHGMLTMGAGARVLTEWAVDPARVVEYSVRFTRPVTVPDDDEGVTVTFGGKVADKLPDRVVRVDLTAVAAGEKVFGAARAMVRLD; encoded by the coding sequence ATGACCGCCGAACGCGTTCCGGCGTACGACGAGGTGGAGAAGGGCACCGAGCTGCCCTCGGTCAGTGTCCAGGTGCGCCGGGAGGATCTCGTCCGCTACGCCGGTGCCTCCGGAGACTTCAACCGGATCCACTGGAACCCCCGGGTGGCCCGCGAGGTCGGCCTGCCCGACGTGATCGCACACGGCATGCTCACGATGGGCGCCGGCGCCCGGGTGCTCACCGAGTGGGCGGTCGACCCGGCCCGGGTGGTGGAGTACTCCGTCCGGTTCACCCGTCCGGTGACCGTCCCCGACGACGACGAGGGCGTGACGGTGACGTTCGGCGGGAAGGTCGCCGACAAGCTGCCCGACCGCGTGGTGCGGGTCGACCTCACCGCCGTCGCCGCCGGCGAGAAGGTCTTCGGCGCCGCCCGGGCCATGGTCCGGCTGGACTGA
- a CDS encoding sugar phosphate isomerase/epimerase family protein: MSGTAPDTASRSAGEPAELGIFARVFSRPTAAGVAAAVAEHGFTTTQLNLSAFGRPTIPDPPTDPTHPDGPLDHARVRADFAAAGVRVWGVSATYNTIHPDVATRRRRTAAAAAFIPYAAQLGAEVVTLCTGTRDTDDIWRRHPGNDEPAAWHDLRETLDVLLPAAEGAGVRLGVEPEPGNVVTDAGRAGRLLTELGSDAHLVGIVLDPANLLDPATAGDQKRILTAAFDALGDSVVCLHAKDVVTSGYAAAGTGLLDYDLVLALHATLPRRVPVIVQDATEDDVPRVRDFLRAHGPVR, translated from the coding sequence GTGAGCGGAACCGCCCCCGACACGGCGAGCCGCTCCGCCGGCGAGCCGGCCGAGCTGGGCATCTTCGCGCGGGTCTTTTCCCGCCCGACCGCGGCCGGGGTCGCCGCCGCCGTCGCAGAGCACGGCTTCACCACGACCCAGCTGAACCTCTCCGCGTTCGGCCGGCCGACCATCCCGGATCCGCCGACCGACCCCACCCACCCGGACGGGCCGCTCGACCACGCACGGGTCCGGGCAGACTTCGCCGCCGCGGGTGTCCGCGTCTGGGGCGTGTCCGCGACGTACAACACGATCCACCCCGACGTCGCCACCCGGCGCCGGCGGACCGCCGCCGCGGCCGCGTTCATCCCGTACGCCGCACAGCTCGGCGCGGAGGTGGTGACCCTGTGCACGGGCACCCGGGACACCGACGACATCTGGCGGCGGCACCCGGGCAACGACGAGCCGGCGGCCTGGCACGACCTGCGCGAGACGCTTGACGTCCTGCTGCCCGCCGCGGAAGGGGCCGGCGTCCGGCTCGGGGTGGAACCCGAACCCGGCAACGTCGTCACCGACGCCGGCCGGGCGGGCCGGCTGCTGACCGAGCTCGGCTCCGACGCCCACCTCGTCGGCATCGTGCTCGACCCGGCGAACCTTCTCGACCCGGCCACGGCCGGTGACCAGAAGCGCATCCTCACCGCGGCGTTCGACGCCCTCGGCGACTCGGTCGTGTGCCTGCACGCCAAGGACGTGGTGACCTCTGGCTACGCCGCGGCCGGCACCGGGCTGCTCGACTACGACCTCGTGCTCGCGCTGCACGCGACCCTCCCCCGCCGGGTGCCGGTCATCGTCCAGGACGCCACCGAGGACGACGTGCCGCGGGTACGCGACTTCCTGCGCGCCCACGGGCCGGTGCGATGA
- a CDS encoding ribulose-phosphate 3-epimerase, with product MEAYVSLWSADLLDLGAAVDRLAGVADGFHLDVFDGHAVPDLLFGPDLVAALRDRTDATLDVHLMVARPDDWIDRFADAGADLITVHTSACPDVRTTLRSIRSRGVRAGLGLETHEPTGHAVAHFDDADRVLVMGTVVGVKGCEQDPATPARVGDLVAARTAGRAQGSGSAPRIVVDGGIRPHTVPALARAGADGVVPGSLVFGAGDPASAVRWLHDLPAGTGDEAGDLAGATKYSPSVGDVPSRG from the coding sequence GTGGAGGCCTACGTCTCACTCTGGTCCGCCGACCTGCTCGACCTCGGTGCCGCCGTCGACCGGCTCGCCGGCGTCGCCGACGGGTTCCACCTCGACGTGTTCGACGGGCACGCCGTGCCGGACCTGCTCTTCGGCCCCGACCTGGTGGCCGCGCTGCGCGACCGCACCGACGCGACGCTCGACGTGCACCTGATGGTCGCCCGCCCCGACGACTGGATCGACCGGTTCGCCGACGCGGGTGCGGACCTGATCACCGTGCACACCAGCGCCTGCCCCGACGTCCGTACGACTCTGCGGAGCATCCGGTCCCGCGGCGTGCGGGCCGGGCTCGGACTGGAGACACACGAACCCACCGGCCACGCCGTCGCGCACTTCGACGACGCCGACCGGGTGCTGGTGATGGGCACCGTGGTCGGGGTGAAGGGCTGCGAGCAGGACCCCGCGACACCGGCCCGGGTCGGGGACCTGGTCGCGGCACGTACGGCGGGTCGCGCCCAGGGCTCCGGCTCCGCGCCGCGGATCGTGGTCGACGGCGGCATCCGTCCGCACACCGTCCCCGCCCTGGCGCGGGCCGGTGCGGACGGCGTGGTGCCCGGCTCGCTGGTCTTCGGCGCCGGCGATCCCGCGTCGGCGGTGCGGTGGCTGCACGACCTGCCGGCCGGGACCGGCGACGAGGCCGGCGACCTGGCGGGTGCCACGAAATATTCACCCTCGGTGGGGGATGTGCCGTCGAGGGGGTAA
- a CDS encoding Gfo/Idh/MocA family protein — protein MSSPAAPPPPPATSGSPRPPLRLGVIGCGRISQAVHLPAIAKTGAVTLVGVGDTSPQLAQGVAAKYDVPAFATVEELLGQAHPDAVLVAVPDRFHHPVVTAALNAGAHVLVEKPAAATSAQAAELADLADASGLKLQVGAMRRHDPGIAYARAAVPRLGALLSVSSWYRIQSRLRPPTEAALFPAMVVDDDVRRTEAEFKADRAHYLLNTHGAHVFDGLANLAGVPTSVRAQFAGHGRDCSWHGTGRLPGGGLASFEITADIHADYAEGMDLHGEYGQVSIRSTFPFFRQASTVRVHLERDGETRVPVFGAADPYQLQLEAFAAAIATNGPVDPSGADGVTALRLIEAVRDSAAADGKEVTP, from the coding sequence ATGTCGAGCCCCGCCGCACCACCGCCGCCCCCGGCCACCTCCGGGTCCCCCCGCCCGCCGCTGCGGCTCGGGGTGATCGGATGCGGGCGGATCAGCCAGGCCGTCCACCTGCCCGCGATCGCCAAGACCGGCGCGGTCACCTTGGTCGGCGTCGGGGACACCAGCCCTCAGCTGGCGCAGGGAGTGGCGGCGAAGTACGACGTCCCCGCCTTCGCCACCGTGGAGGAGCTGCTCGGCCAGGCGCACCCGGACGCGGTGCTGGTCGCCGTACCCGACCGGTTCCACCACCCCGTGGTCACCGCCGCGCTGAACGCCGGAGCGCACGTCCTGGTGGAGAAGCCCGCGGCGGCCACCAGCGCCCAGGCCGCGGAGCTCGCCGACCTGGCCGATGCCAGCGGGCTCAAGCTGCAGGTCGGCGCGATGCGGCGGCACGACCCGGGAATCGCGTACGCCCGCGCGGCCGTGCCCCGGCTCGGCGCCCTGCTCAGCGTCAGCAGCTGGTACCGCATCCAGTCCCGGCTCCGTCCCCCGACGGAGGCGGCGCTGTTCCCCGCCATGGTCGTGGACGACGACGTACGCCGGACCGAGGCGGAGTTCAAGGCCGACCGGGCGCACTACCTGCTCAACACCCACGGCGCGCACGTCTTCGACGGCCTCGCCAACCTCGCCGGTGTGCCCACGTCGGTGCGGGCACAGTTCGCCGGCCACGGACGCGACTGCAGTTGGCACGGGACCGGGCGGCTGCCCGGCGGCGGGCTGGCGTCGTTCGAGATCACCGCCGACATCCACGCGGACTACGCCGAGGGCATGGACCTCCACGGCGAGTACGGCCAGGTCAGCATCCGGTCCACGTTTCCGTTCTTCCGTCAGGCCAGCACCGTGCGGGTACACCTGGAACGCGACGGCGAGACCCGCGTCCCGGTGTTCGGCGCCGCCGATCCGTATCAGCTGCAGCTCGAGGCGTTTGCCGCCGCGATCGCCACGAACGGGCCGGTCGACCCCTCCGGCGCGGACGGGGTGACCGCGCTGCGGCTGATCGAGGCGGTCCGGGACAGCGCCGCCGCCGACGGCAAGGAGGTGACCCCGTGA
- the rpmG gene encoding 50S ribosomal protein L33, producing the protein MASKSSDVRPKITLACTECRERNYITRKNRRNDPDRLEMKKFCPRCRTHRAHRETR; encoded by the coding sequence GTGGCTAGCAAGAGTTCCGACGTCCGCCCCAAGATCACCTTGGCGTGCACTGAGTGCCGGGAGCGCAACTACATTACGCGCAAGAACCGTCGTAACGACCCCGACCGGCTCGAGATGAAGAAGTTCTGCCCGCGCTGCCGGACCCACCGGGCGCACCGCGAGACTCGATAG
- a CDS encoding DeoR/GlpR family DNA-binding transcription regulator, with translation MTGPGSRVFTEERRTHILELVASRGRVRVAELADLLGVAEPTVRKDIADLDRQHKLRRTHGGALAIRPTYDPELATRARHNVEGKRAIATACLGLISDGDAVYLDSGTTILALTEELRLALTGPASERGEPAEGRHPRQVNVLTNAVGVAQVLADVPTIRHTVLGGHYRTLGGCFVGPLALEAVRQFTVNTAFIGVTGLSTVGFTVSDVAEAELKNAVMDQARRVVVVMDHTKVGAHDFRKVCDLDRVDAIVTDRHHDDLARQCTGAGVELVVA, from the coding sequence ATGACGGGGCCCGGCAGCAGGGTGTTCACCGAGGAACGCCGTACCCACATCCTGGAGCTGGTCGCGTCCCGCGGCAGGGTGCGGGTGGCCGAGCTCGCCGACCTGCTCGGAGTCGCCGAACCCACCGTCCGCAAGGACATCGCCGACCTGGACCGCCAGCACAAACTCCGGCGTACGCACGGCGGCGCGCTCGCGATCCGCCCGACCTACGACCCGGAGCTGGCCACCAGGGCCCGGCACAACGTCGAGGGCAAGCGCGCCATCGCGACGGCGTGCCTGGGCCTGATCTCCGACGGGGACGCCGTCTACCTCGACAGCGGCACCACGATCCTCGCGCTCACCGAAGAGCTGCGGCTGGCCCTCACCGGGCCGGCGAGCGAGCGGGGTGAGCCGGCCGAGGGCCGTCACCCGCGGCAGGTCAACGTGCTCACCAACGCGGTCGGTGTGGCGCAGGTGCTGGCCGACGTACCCACCATCCGGCACACCGTGCTCGGCGGGCACTACCGCACGCTCGGCGGCTGCTTCGTCGGCCCGCTCGCCCTGGAGGCGGTGCGGCAGTTCACCGTCAACACCGCGTTCATCGGGGTGACCGGGCTGTCCACGGTCGGGTTCACCGTGTCCGACGTCGCCGAAGCCGAGCTGAAGAACGCGGTGATGGACCAGGCCCGCCGGGTGGTCGTGGTGATGGACCACACCAAGGTCGGCGCTCACGACTTCCGGAAGGTCTGCGACCTGGACCGGGTGGACGCGATCGTCACCGACCGGCACCACGACGACCTCGCCCGGCAGTGCACCGGCGCCGGGGTGGAACTCGTCGTCGCCTGA
- a CDS encoding UDP-N-acetylmuramate dehydrogenase, whose protein sequence is MPDHLPVPERTNVPLAELTTLRLGGPAKRLVEVDDEAALLETVRAADATGEPLLVLGGGSNVVVADEGFPGTVLHVCTRGVRVESQDACGGAVVRVAAGESWDGLVARAVAEGWVGVEALSGIPGLVGAAPIQNVGAYSQEVAQTLAQVRVWDREDAAVRTFAAQECGFGYRASRFKRSPQRYVVLEVAFQFRLGELGAPVQYAELARTLGVEAGTRAPSADVRAAVLRLRAGKGMVLDAADHDTWSAGSFFTNPVIPAEAAAGLPALAPRFPAGDGQVKTSAAWLIEHAGFGKGYGTGPARLSSKHTLALTNTGSASTADLLALAREIRSGVLGRFGVDLVNEPVLVGCEL, encoded by the coding sequence GTGCCCGACCACCTGCCCGTGCCCGAACGTACCAACGTCCCGCTCGCCGAGCTGACCACGCTCCGCCTCGGTGGCCCGGCCAAGCGCCTGGTCGAGGTCGACGACGAGGCCGCCCTGCTCGAGACGGTGCGTGCTGCCGACGCGACGGGCGAGCCGCTGCTGGTCCTCGGCGGCGGCAGCAACGTCGTGGTCGCCGACGAGGGCTTCCCGGGGACCGTTCTGCACGTGTGCACCCGGGGCGTACGAGTGGAGTCCCAGGACGCCTGCGGCGGCGCCGTCGTACGGGTCGCGGCGGGGGAGAGCTGGGACGGCTTGGTCGCCCGCGCCGTCGCCGAGGGATGGGTGGGCGTCGAGGCGCTGTCGGGAATTCCCGGCCTGGTCGGGGCCGCGCCGATCCAGAACGTCGGCGCCTACAGCCAGGAGGTTGCCCAGACCCTCGCGCAGGTGCGGGTGTGGGACCGGGAGGACGCAGCCGTACGCACGTTCGCCGCGCAGGAGTGCGGCTTCGGCTACCGCGCCAGCAGGTTCAAGCGGTCACCGCAGCGGTACGTCGTCCTCGAGGTGGCGTTCCAGTTCCGGCTGGGGGAGCTGGGCGCGCCGGTGCAGTACGCCGAGCTCGCCCGCACCCTCGGGGTCGAGGCCGGCACGCGGGCACCGTCCGCGGATGTCCGGGCCGCGGTGCTTCGCCTGCGGGCGGGCAAGGGCATGGTGCTCGACGCCGCCGACCACGACACCTGGAGCGCGGGGTCGTTCTTCACCAACCCGGTGATCCCGGCGGAGGCGGCGGCCGGGCTGCCCGCGCTGGCGCCCCGCTTCCCGGCAGGCGACGGGCAGGTCAAGACGAGTGCCGCCTGGCTGATCGAGCATGCCGGGTTCGGCAAGGGGTACGGCACCGGACCGGCCCGGCTGTCGAGCAAGCACACGCTGGCCCTCACCAACACTGGTTCCGCCTCCACCGCCGACCTGCTGGCGCTGGCCCGGGAGATCCGGTCGGGCGTCCTCGGCAGGTTCGGCGTCGACCTCGTGAACGAACCCGTCCTGGTCGGCTGCGAGCTGTAG
- a CDS encoding adenosine deaminase — translation MSGARPGVRPLGTLPKAHLHLHFTGSMRHGTLVELAGQHGLHLPDALRDEWPPRLLATDEKGWFRFQRLYDIARSVLVTADDVRRLVRETVEDEAREGSGWLEIQVDPSGYANRFGGITAFTELVLDAVRQAADRTGVGVGLVIAANRTRHPMDARTLARLAAQYAGHGVVGFGLSNDERRGRTEDFARAFSIATEAGLGSMPHGGELCGPDSVRTCLDLLGATRVGHGVRTVEDPALLDRVAEAGVPLEVCPASNVALGVYPEADVVPLRKLFDAGARIALGADDPLLFGVRLVGQYELARGLGFTDAELAELARMSVRASRAPAPVRDRLLGGVDRWLAEPADGIAGGERPEVSERPEVSERPEVSERPEVSERPEVSERPEREQIRAGGGAPPSDAGEPQWWWIDRLQALGLPVDDTLGAGMDGVVYAVDDDTVAKVWFRHSPAALHRLRDFYADLDAAGLPFATPCIHAVRVVDGTPVTIERRLHGRTLSEFVTAHGPTEAALRTFVDVLAALRDTKGGPSARALPVMAEPAAFYRDAGSSWPTALRALVDRRAEAYGTVLRSAVPAFDTLLERVRAGLRALPDGETAIVHGDLCPPNVLVEPVGEGGLRVASVLDWGFLTTAGDPAFDAGLAAGFFDMYSPRAAEIDRTLSGWIVAEFGYPPSLLHLYRACYAIAGANAYDPDGGDGHFAWCADQLRRADLRAALGL, via the coding sequence GTGAGCGGAGCCCGCCCCGGCGTACGCCCGCTCGGCACGCTGCCGAAGGCGCATCTGCACCTGCACTTCACCGGGTCGATGCGGCACGGGACGCTGGTCGAGCTGGCCGGGCAGCACGGCCTCCACCTGCCCGACGCGTTGCGCGACGAGTGGCCGCCGCGGTTGCTGGCCACCGACGAGAAGGGCTGGTTCCGCTTCCAGCGGCTGTACGACATCGCCCGGTCGGTGCTGGTCACCGCCGACGACGTACGCCGGCTGGTGCGCGAGACCGTCGAGGACGAGGCGCGCGAGGGGTCGGGCTGGCTGGAGATCCAGGTCGACCCCTCCGGCTACGCGAACCGGTTCGGCGGCATCACCGCGTTCACCGAGCTCGTCCTGGACGCCGTACGCCAGGCCGCCGACCGGACCGGGGTGGGCGTCGGGCTGGTGATCGCCGCCAACCGCACCCGGCACCCGATGGACGCGCGGACGCTCGCCCGGCTGGCCGCGCAGTACGCCGGGCACGGCGTGGTCGGGTTCGGGCTGTCCAACGACGAGCGCCGGGGGCGGACCGAGGACTTCGCCCGGGCGTTCTCCATCGCGACCGAGGCGGGACTCGGCTCGATGCCGCACGGCGGTGAGCTGTGCGGCCCGGACAGCGTGCGCACGTGCCTGGACCTGCTCGGCGCGACCCGGGTGGGCCACGGCGTGCGCACGGTGGAGGACCCCGCGCTGCTGGACCGGGTAGCCGAGGCCGGGGTGCCGCTGGAGGTCTGCCCGGCGTCCAACGTCGCGCTGGGCGTCTACCCCGAGGCCGACGTGGTGCCGCTGCGGAAGCTGTTCGACGCGGGGGCGCGGATCGCGCTGGGCGCCGACGACCCGCTGCTGTTCGGGGTGCGGCTGGTCGGGCAGTACGAACTCGCCAGAGGGCTCGGCTTCACCGACGCCGAACTCGCCGAGCTGGCCCGGATGTCGGTGCGTGCCTCGAGGGCGCCGGCACCCGTGCGGGACCGGCTGCTGGGCGGCGTGGACCGCTGGCTGGCCGAACCGGCGGACGGGATCGCCGGCGGCGAGCGGCCGGAGGTCTCGGAACGGCCGGAGGTCTCAGAACGGCCGGAGGTCTCGGAACGGCCGGAGGTCTCGGAACGGCCGGAGGTCTCGGAACGGCCGGAACGCGAGCAGATCCGGGCGGGTGGCGGCGCTCCCCCGTCCGACGCCGGCGAGCCGCAGTGGTGGTGGATCGACCGGCTGCAGGCGCTCGGCCTCCCGGTCGACGACACCCTCGGCGCCGGCATGGACGGCGTCGTCTACGCCGTGGACGACGACACGGTGGCGAAGGTCTGGTTCCGTCACTCACCGGCCGCCCTGCACCGGCTGCGGGACTTCTACGCCGACCTGGACGCCGCCGGTCTGCCGTTCGCGACGCCGTGCATCCACGCCGTCCGGGTCGTCGACGGTACGCCGGTCACGATCGAACGCCGGCTGCACGGCCGGACGTTGTCGGAGTTCGTGACGGCGCACGGCCCGACCGAGGCGGCGCTGCGTACGTTCGTCGACGTACTCGCCGCCCTGCGGGACACCAAGGGTGGCCCGTCGGCCCGGGCGTTGCCGGTGATGGCCGAGCCGGCCGCCTTCTACCGCGACGCCGGCTCGTCCTGGCCGACCGCGCTGCGCGCGCTGGTCGACCGCAGGGCCGAGGCGTACGGGACCGTGCTGCGGTCGGCGGTGCCCGCGTTCGACACGCTGCTGGAGCGGGTCCGAGCCGGACTTCGAGCTCTGCCCGACGGCGAGACGGCGATCGTGCACGGCGACCTGTGCCCACCGAACGTCCTGGTCGAGCCCGTGGGCGAAGGCGGCCTGCGGGTGGCCAGCGTCCTGGACTGGGGTTTCCTGACCACGGCAGGCGACCCGGCGTTCGACGCCGGCCTGGCCGCGGGTTTCTTCGACATGTACAGCCCGCGGGCCGCGGAGATCGACCGGACCCTGAGCGGATGGATCGTCGCGGAGTTCGGCTACCCGCCTTCGCTGCTGCACCTCTACCGCGCCTGCTACGCGATCGCCGGCGCGAACGCCTACGACCCGGACGGCGGCGACGGGCACTTCGCCTGGTGCGCGGACCAGCTGCGCCGGGCGGACCTGCGGGCGGCCCTCGGCCTGTGA